ATGTGAACTTTTTGGTTCGGTTAAATTGAATGGAGATACCATTGTCGGAAAAAGGTAAGACACAGGATCGATCCAGAGATCTTAATCTCTTTATTGCCTTGCTCGGCATTTTGGCACCTGCATCCTATTTAATTGGTTTAAGTTTTCATCAGGGAAGTCTGAGCGCTTATGGAATAAATCCCGAAGTTTTACCATTTTCGATACAAGATAGTTATATCACGGCATATTATGCTGTTTCTTGTTTCTTGTCTGGGCTTTCAAAAATCATTATCAATTTTTTAAATTCAATTTTTTCTGCTCCAGGAGTATTTATATTTATTGGTGTAGTTTTATTGTCTAGTCTTCTCTGGCATTGTTTTAATAAATTGAAGCCTGTTGATAAAATATGTTGTTTTTGTAAAAGATTTCAAACTATAGGAAGGATCATAGAATATTTTCATTGGGATAATAATGGATATATTAGAACATTGTTTTTAACAAGTTCAATGTCATATGTATTGATAACAACTTCCCTCTTCTTTGTATCTATATCATTCTTTTGGTTCGCTATTCCTTATTATGCTTATCAAAAAGGAAGTTCTGTAGCAGAAAAAAATAGAGATGATTTTATCTCTAAAGGCTGTTATGTGAAGAAAGGTGATATTTTTAGCAATTGCAAGACCTTAATATCCAGTGATGGAGAGGTGGTTTATAGGGGGCTTTTGGTCTTTCAGACAAAAGATATGGTGGCTTTTTTTACCAATACCGGTTCTTACGTCTCCGCCATACCGAAGGGGGCTGTGGTTCATAGTACTTTAGAAAAAAAAGACAAGAGCAATAAGTTGAAATCAAGTACTAAAAAAATAGTGGAGGGGAAAGTTCTGGGAGAGAATCAAGGTTGTGTTAATTGATCAGGGCCGCCCTGTCGGAGAAGATCCGGAGGGTGGCCTTTTCTTTTGGGGCGGAGTGGATATGGAAATTCCAGGAGGGACCTCTTTGCTTTGCTAATGAGTAAGGTGTCTCCAGAACTCCGCCCATCACGTTATAGAAAAGCGAATGGAGGACCCTATGAAGTTGATCTCACTTTTTAATCACAAAGGTGGTGTAAGTAAAACAACTACCGCATTTAATCTTGGCTGGGTTTTAGCAGAGCAAGGACACAAGACACTAATTGTCGACGCCGATCCACAATGTAATTTGACGGCATTGGTTCTTGATTATAACTCGGTAGAGGATATTGAAGATTTCTACGCGGCCAATCCAGGTTGTGACCTTTCAACTGGGCTTCAACCAGTAATGTCCGGAAGAATGACCGGCCTGCAGCCTGGGAATCCAGCTCCGACAGCGAATGACAACTTATTCATTTATTGTGGTAATTTAGCGCTTTCGGAGATTGAGACGCAAGTAAGCGTTGCGTTGACAACTAGTGAGGCTATTCCAGCGATTAAGAATTTGCCTGGTAGTATTGGGCAGTTGCTTCGTATAACCGGGGAAGCGCATGACTTTGAATATATTATAATTGATATGAGTCCCAGCGTTGGGGCACTAAATGAGTGCCTATTGATGTCCAGTAATTTTTTTATAGTTCCAACGTCACCAGATTTTTTCTGCGCACAAGCAATCAGGTCTCTCTCAAGTGTTATTCCAAGGTGGAATGAGGCTGTGGCTCCTTTTCGAGATAGAGAAGTCGACTATAGGCTTCCTAATATACCACCTAAATTCATAGGATTTATCTCTCAGAGATATAGGCCAAGAAGTGGTGCCCCCGCCAAGTCGTTTCAACGCTGGATTGATATAATCAAAGAGACTGTTTCAGAAAAACTAATTCCTGCACTTGAACCGATTGGTATGGCAATAAGTAAGGAAGAATTTGCAAATTATTCAGCGACTGATGAACCATATAATTTGGCCAACGTTGCAGATTTTAACTCATTGATCGCGCAGTCACAAAAGTTCAATGTACCTATTTTTGCATTAAGCGACGATCAACTTGAGCAAGGTGGGGTTATTCTACAAAACATGAAAGAGAGCCGAGACAGCTTCAGACAAGTTTTTGAGCAGATGGCCGGTGAACTGCATGAAATGACGGAAAATGTATGACCTTTCATTGCACCAGAAAGACAGGGCGGGGTAGTCGTGCAAAACTGAATATCAGTAGTCCCTGTTTTCTGGTGAGTGCTGCGCTCCTTAGTCTGCGTCTACCATTATGGATATGCGATATGGGCAAACATTAGAATGTTTTACGGTAAGGGTTTTTTGTCTGTATTTATTAGTCTGCTTTTAATGCTGGCGGGGACCTCCCGGGGAAGAATCAAGGTTGTGTTAAGTGACTAGACCCGCCCTGTTGGAGAAGATACGGAGGTCGGCTCTTTCTTTTGGGGCGGGATGGATATGGATATTTTAGGAGGGCCTCCTTTGCCTTGCTAATGAGTGAGGTGAACCCGGAACTTTTGAGTGAAAATTAGAGAAAAATATACATGTCTCGGTTTTCGCTATCAGCGGCAATAGCAACACCGTTCACAGCGGTGACATCTACATAAAGATGGGCACCATGGTCAACAAAATAAAAATCACCAACGAACTCGCCGAAGGTCAATACAACCTTGTTAATATTGAGATCAACTTTTGCGAAGAACTATTAATGCTATGTGCTTTTCCTTTTCTTTCACTAATTATTGATTTCTATATATAAACAAAGGAGGGCTGAAGTGGAAATCCACAACGCTATTGTCCATTTAGTTAAGAAGGAAAGACACCAAAATCCAGACCTTAGACTAAGAGAGGAGCCGCTTCCTGTTGACGATAAACTCTCGGAACTCATCACTTCTTTACGCAAGCTTTATAATGAAAAAACTGCACGTGGATACGGAGTTTTTCACCAAGACACAATAAATTACCCCTTAAGCACATCCCTTAACGGACATCTTAATAATGAGGTGGATTTTGTTGAATTTAGTCACAATGCCATGCGCACCTTGGTCGCAAAGGTTACAGGTGTACAATTAGCAACTGGCGGGTACATCCTTTTAGCTTCATACAATGAAAATAATGCCGATTTTCTTATTGTTGCATCAATAAAACATAGACCTGGACTTGCTTTTGATCAAAACCTAAATTTAACAGGTTCGGTACATATTGATCTTGAGCATCTTCACGAAATGGCGAGGGTAAATGTAACTTCTTGGCTAAACAATGGTGAACGATACCTTTCATTTGCAAAACGCAGAGGTGGCGATGATGGCTTCTCGGATTATTTTAGGGAATTCATTGGTTGTGAAGAATTTTGCAACTCAACTGAAATGAATAAGATAACACTTCGTGCCGTAAAAGCCTTTGGCGACCAGCGCAATTTAGATGCAGAAACACGCCGACAATTGCATGCGGCTGTATTTAATTATTTTGACGAAAAGCGATTGGCAAAAGAAACAGTATCACTTGCGGCCCTATCACATAGAATTGATGATGAGCAACCTGAAGCATTTCTTACATTTATTAATGAAAATGCCGAAGAGTATCCACTTGGCGATGGTTTTGATCCCGTAAAGAATATTTACAAAGGTTTAAAAACATTTGTAATAAAGGATGGTTCTGTTAAAATCCAATTTAATCAGGAAGATTTTGGCACACGAGTTATTCTCAATGCTGACCAAAGTCTTTTAATTCGAGAACTTAACCCTGATTTTATCAGGCAATTAGTGGATTTTCAGTGATGTGTGATATTTCTCCAAGGCTATCTTTATTTGTCAAAGCCTACCATCAAATGACTAACAAAAGATGGGAAGATGGGGACTGCCTTGGAGAAATCGAACGTACCAATGAAAACTGTGCATTAATAGCCAAGTTAGAGGACGAGGCTCTTCTTTTCCCTCCAGATCCAAAAGCCCTCATTCCTAAATCTGGCGAATTCTGTGAAATCCAACTTCAACCGCCTCGAAGCAATTCA
This DNA window, taken from Syntrophotalea carbinolica DSM 2380, encodes the following:
- a CDS encoding nucleoid-associated protein, which gives rise to MEIHNAIVHLVKKERHQNPDLRLREEPLPVDDKLSELITSLRKLYNEKTARGYGVFHQDTINYPLSTSLNGHLNNEVDFVEFSHNAMRTLVAKVTGVQLATGGYILLASYNENNADFLIVASIKHRPGLAFDQNLNLTGSVHIDLEHLHEMARVNVTSWLNNGERYLSFAKRRGGDDGFSDYFREFIGCEEFCNSTEMNKITLRAVKAFGDQRNLDAETRRQLHAAVFNYFDEKRLAKETVSLAALSHRIDDEQPEAFLTFINENAEEYPLGDGFDPVKNIYKGLKTFVIKDGSVKIQFNQEDFGTRVILNADQSLLIRELNPDFIRQLVDFQ
- a CDS encoding ParA family protein, giving the protein MKLISLFNHKGGVSKTTTAFNLGWVLAEQGHKTLIVDADPQCNLTALVLDYNSVEDIEDFYAANPGCDLSTGLQPVMSGRMTGLQPGNPAPTANDNLFIYCGNLALSEIETQVSVALTTSEAIPAIKNLPGSIGQLLRITGEAHDFEYIIIDMSPSVGALNECLLMSSNFFIVPTSPDFFCAQAIRSLSSVIPRWNEAVAPFRDREVDYRLPNIPPKFIGFISQRYRPRSGAPAKSFQRWIDIIKETVSEKLIPALEPIGMAISKEEFANYSATDEPYNLANVADFNSLIAQSQKFNVPIFALSDDQLEQGGVILQNMKESRDSFRQVFEQMAGELHEMTENV